The proteins below come from a single Agromyces flavus genomic window:
- a CDS encoding GyrI-like domain-containing protein has translation MAYDVQVTLVPRKDAAVVRTRTTFDEIPEFMRSAFERVASVLGPRGLLGDGPAIGRYTEMDPASGSLSVAGFIITSPIEPEGEVVPDELPEGEVASTVHLGPYATISEAYDAIAAAMALHGREIDESTMWEEYWSPPGMPDEQVKTVVFCPLKPAG, from the coding sequence ATGGCCTACGACGTGCAGGTGACCCTGGTGCCGCGGAAGGACGCGGCAGTCGTGCGGACGCGGACGACGTTCGACGAGATCCCGGAGTTCATGCGTTCCGCGTTCGAGCGCGTCGCGTCGGTCCTCGGGCCGCGCGGCCTCCTGGGCGACGGCCCCGCGATCGGCCGCTACACCGAGATGGACCCGGCGTCGGGCTCGTTGAGCGTCGCCGGATTCATCATCACGTCGCCGATCGAGCCCGAGGGCGAGGTCGTGCCCGACGAACTGCCCGAGGGCGAGGTCGCCAGCACCGTCCACCTCGGCCCCTACGCGACGATTTCCGAGGCCTACGACGCGATCGCCGCCGCGATGGCGCTGCACGGGCGCGAGATCGACGAGTCGACCATGTGGGAGGAGTACTGGAGCCCGCCGGGCATGCCCGACGAGCAGGTGAAGACCGTCGTGTTCTGCCCGCTGAAGCCCGCCGGCTGA
- a CDS encoding winged helix-turn-helix transcriptional regulator, with protein sequence MTVSLAQIRERSGEVFLEGCPTRVVLDHIMSKWGVLVLLALTDGTLRWGELRREVEGISEKMLASTLRTLEADGLVVRTSYPEVPPRVEYALTDLGRELMERMLPLVDWVAEHAGTITGRPA encoded by the coding sequence ATGACGGTAAGTCTCGCGCAGATCCGCGAGCGGTCCGGCGAGGTCTTCCTCGAGGGATGCCCGACCCGGGTCGTGCTCGACCACATCATGAGCAAGTGGGGCGTCCTCGTACTGCTCGCCCTGACCGACGGCACGCTGCGGTGGGGCGAGCTCCGCCGCGAGGTCGAGGGCATCAGCGAGAAGATGCTCGCCTCGACGCTGCGCACGCTCGAAGCCGACGGGCTCGTCGTGCGCACGTCCTACCCCGAGGTTCCGCCGCGCGTCGAGTACGCCCTCACCGACCTCGGGCGCGAGCTCATGGAGCGCATGCTGCCGCTCGTCGACTGGGTCGCCGAGCACGCCGGCACGATCACGGGCCGGCCGGCCTGA
- a CDS encoding nucleoside/nucleotide kinase family protein, giving the protein MDRPDPAAPRTAAALTALVDLARDELAAASGHRVLLGITGCPGAGKSTLATALVEAVNRTDGAGLAVHLPMDGFHLANATLDRLGLRDRKGAIETFDGWGFAGLLERVLAETEHTVYAPGFERSVDEPVAAEIAIEPSARIVVVEGNYLLVDDGPWERVGDLVDEAWFIEASEEERVRRLVERHTAFGRTPEAALAWAHEVDGTNALVIAPTVARADLVVSGTTWEVEIGA; this is encoded by the coding sequence ATGGACCGGCCCGACCCCGCGGCACCGCGCACGGCCGCGGCATTGACGGCACTCGTCGACCTCGCGCGCGACGAGCTCGCCGCGGCATCCGGTCATCGCGTGCTGCTGGGCATCACGGGCTGCCCAGGCGCGGGCAAGTCGACGCTCGCGACGGCGCTCGTCGAGGCCGTGAACCGAACGGATGGCGCGGGGCTCGCCGTGCACCTGCCCATGGACGGCTTCCACCTGGCCAACGCGACCCTCGACCGTCTGGGGCTTCGCGATCGCAAGGGCGCGATCGAGACGTTCGACGGTTGGGGCTTCGCCGGACTGCTCGAACGCGTCCTCGCCGAGACCGAGCACACCGTCTACGCGCCCGGCTTCGAGCGGTCGGTCGACGAGCCGGTCGCCGCCGAGATCGCGATCGAGCCGTCGGCGCGCATCGTGGTCGTCGAGGGCAACTACCTGCTCGTCGACGATGGGCCGTGGGAGCGGGTCGGCGACCTGGTCGACGAGGCGTGGTTCATCGAGGCGTCCGAGGAGGAACGCGTGCGCCGGCTCGTCGAGCGCCACACCGCGTTCGGGCGCACGCCCGAGGCGGCGCTCGCGTGGGCGCACGAGGTCGACGGCACGAACGCGCTCGTCATCGCGCCCACGGTCGCCCGCGCCGACCTCGTCGTGTCGGGCACGACGTGGGAGGTCGAGATCGGCGCCTGA
- a CDS encoding GNAT family N-acetyltransferase, with amino-acid sequence MNPERPRVRLMQPEDAEELSAVRTREQEFLAPWEPVRPDGFTTVAGQADIIAASLRLHEAGQSFPLVILDDDGAIIGSMVLSGIIRGPFLSANLGYWVASSANGRGYATSAARATLALAFGELGLHRVQAATLPHNAASQRVLAKNGFERIGYAPRYLQIAGQWQDHVLFQRIADDD; translated from the coding sequence GTGAATCCCGAACGCCCGCGCGTCAGGCTGATGCAGCCCGAAGACGCCGAAGAGCTCTCGGCCGTGCGCACGCGCGAGCAGGAGTTCCTCGCGCCGTGGGAGCCGGTGCGCCCCGACGGCTTCACGACGGTCGCAGGCCAGGCCGACATCATCGCCGCGTCCTTGCGGCTGCACGAGGCAGGTCAGTCGTTCCCGCTCGTCATCCTCGACGACGACGGCGCGATCATCGGCTCGATGGTGCTCAGCGGCATCATCCGCGGACCCTTCCTCTCGGCGAACCTCGGCTACTGGGTGGCGTCGTCGGCGAACGGGCGCGGCTACGCGACCTCGGCCGCGCGGGCGACGCTCGCGCTCGCGTTCGGCGAGCTCGGCCTGCACCGCGTGCAGGCGGCGACGCTGCCGCACAACGCCGCCTCGCAGCGGGTGCTCGCCAAGAACGGGTTCGAGCGCATCGGCTACGCGCCCCGCTATCTGCAGATCGCGGGGCAGTGGCAGGACCACGTGCTCTTCCAGCGCATCGCCGACGACGACTAG
- a CDS encoding acyl-CoA dehydrogenase family protein yields the protein MITHEVENQAPPRVGVDEYAENVALVEAVARWGRGADASAQGLHEIGELAGSAGFQRDAERANTRTPELRTHDRWGHRVDEVDYDDAYHRVIRSAVGRGAHTGAWAEPGPGANVDRAAAFLLFAQVEPGHACPVSMTHAAVPVVQQAAPGLVDVWMPRLLSREYDPRLIGGPAKPSALVGMAMTEKQGGSDVRANTTRAEPTGDDESWGRRYRLTGHKWFCSAPMSDAFLVLAQAAGGLSCFFVPRVLPDGSRNVFRIQRLKDKLGNRSNASSEVEFDGTDGWLVGDEGRGVATIVQMVTRTRLDCVLGTAAGMRQAVAEAAWHVRHRRAFGSLLVDQPAMTAVVADLALESEAATITAMRLARAYDDDASDVERAFRRLATAVAKYWVCKRGPEHAYEALECLGGNGYTEGFPLARRYREQPLLAIWEGSGNVIALDVLRVLEREPDAFEAFFSVAGEAEGEHPALDLELAEARSVVAEIGRADAATAALRARELAERLALVLQASLLVQHAPPAVADAFVRSRIEGRAGSLYGSFPSGVDLAAILARA from the coding sequence ATGATCACGCACGAGGTCGAGAACCAGGCGCCGCCGCGGGTCGGCGTCGACGAGTACGCCGAGAACGTCGCGCTGGTCGAGGCGGTCGCCCGATGGGGCCGGGGCGCGGATGCCTCGGCGCAGGGGCTGCACGAGATCGGCGAGCTCGCCGGCTCGGCGGGCTTCCAGCGCGACGCCGAGCGCGCGAACACGCGCACGCCCGAACTGCGGACGCACGACCGGTGGGGCCACCGCGTGGACGAGGTCGACTACGACGACGCCTACCACCGCGTCATCCGCTCGGCCGTCGGGCGCGGCGCGCACACCGGCGCGTGGGCCGAGCCTGGCCCCGGCGCGAACGTCGATCGGGCCGCCGCGTTCCTGCTCTTCGCACAGGTCGAGCCGGGGCACGCCTGCCCGGTGTCGATGACGCACGCCGCGGTGCCCGTGGTGCAGCAGGCCGCGCCCGGCCTCGTCGACGTCTGGATGCCGCGACTGCTGAGCCGCGAGTACGACCCGCGGCTCATCGGCGGCCCGGCCAAGCCGTCGGCGCTCGTCGGCATGGCGATGACCGAGAAGCAGGGCGGATCCGACGTGCGGGCCAACACGACCCGCGCCGAGCCGACCGGCGACGACGAGTCGTGGGGACGGCGGTACCGCCTGACCGGCCACAAGTGGTTCTGCAGCGCGCCCATGAGCGACGCATTCCTCGTGCTCGCGCAGGCGGCAGGCGGGCTGTCGTGCTTCTTCGTGCCGCGCGTGCTGCCCGACGGCTCGCGCAACGTGTTCCGGATCCAACGGCTCAAGGACAAGCTCGGCAACCGGTCCAATGCGTCGAGCGAGGTCGAGTTCGACGGCACCGACGGATGGCTCGTCGGCGACGAGGGGCGCGGCGTTGCCACGATCGTCCAGATGGTGACGCGCACGCGGCTCGACTGCGTGCTCGGCACGGCGGCCGGCATGCGCCAGGCCGTGGCCGAGGCGGCATGGCACGTGCGGCACCGCCGCGCGTTCGGGTCGCTGCTCGTCGACCAGCCCGCGATGACGGCGGTCGTGGCCGACCTCGCGCTCGAGTCGGAGGCGGCGACGATCACCGCGATGCGCCTCGCGCGGGCCTACGACGACGACGCGTCCGACGTCGAGCGCGCGTTCCGGCGCCTGGCGACCGCGGTCGCGAAGTACTGGGTGTGCAAGCGCGGGCCCGAGCACGCGTACGAGGCGCTCGAGTGCCTCGGCGGCAACGGCTACACCGAGGGCTTCCCGCTCGCGCGCCGCTATCGCGAGCAACCGCTGCTGGCGATCTGGGAGGGGTCGGGCAACGTGATCGCCCTCGACGTGCTGCGCGTGCTCGAGCGAGAGCCCGATGCCTTCGAGGCGTTCTTCTCGGTGGCCGGCGAGGCCGAGGGCGAGCACCCGGCGCTCGACCTCGAGCTCGCCGAAGCGCGGTCGGTCGTGGCCGAGATCGGGCGAGCGGATGCCGCGACCGCGGCCCTGCGCGCCCGCGAGCTCGCCGAGCGACTCGCGCTCGTGCTGCAGGCGTCGCTGCTCGTGCAGCATGCTCCGCCCGCGGTGGCCGACGCCTTCGTGCGCTCGCGGATCGAAGGTCGCGCGGGGTCGCTCTACGGCTCCTTCCCGTCGGGCGTCGACCTCGCGGCGATCCTCGCCCGCGCCTGA
- a CDS encoding DEAD/DEAH box helicase, with protein sequence MPADPLPPAGAARDWRSALAAMGSPADASPVRRADGAPADERTTTRRLGLQFELRRRVQRRNGEWRGPRDEPARRAVAVDRLAVRPVTQGSRGAWIKGGLTWQNIGFQASAAGVDPAQSRWFAQFAMLKGSGPSLQVYGSEWITVDDFESPLLWALLDEAGRLGIALVGSDATPEVALRGGAVIGLDAAAGADGALTLTPILTLDADDHALEHARPVAGHGVYRFDFDAGLIELAPYAGGLLGPAEAAVLSAPEPIRVPAAEVADFATSHFHALAGSIAVTSRDGSFAPPPRPPATLVLDARFESGDVLRLAWRWEHADGRTTEVDPSAAVDDPQLDDDLLARVGDELGWVPLDAIVLRGVDAAQFTAERMPRLEALAARAAGASFRIDVRGERPDYREATERPEVRVTTVETDQPDWFDLGVVITVNGRPVPFMRLFRALAKGQKRMLLVDKSYLSLTQPIFAELRELIEEAGDLAEWETGRLPIYRSRTSLWADFEDLADVAEPAVTWRATVAALEGGRVEELAPPEELALPLRPYQLAGFRWLAYLWANRLGGVLADDMGLGKTVQCLALIQHATAARTSADGVDGAPFLVVAPTSVASNWIHEAARFTPGLRVASVSGTQATQRRRLADVAARADVVVTTYAVLRLEADAFAELDWGGLILDEAQFVKNAATKVHDAARAIRAPFRLAVTGTPLENHLGDLWAILRIVAPGLFPSRRGFDERYRRPVEDDRNAERLDRLRRRIRPLVLRRTKEAVAPELPPKQEQVLEVELAPEHRRLYDVVLQRERQKLLGLVDDLDRQRFIVYRSITLLRMLALDATLIDAERHAGIPSAKLDALFEQLDDVLAEGHRALVFSQFTSFLGRVAGRLDAAGVPYAYLDGSTTARRRDDEIARFRSGAASVFCISLKAGGFGLNLTEADYVFLLDPWWNPASEAQAVDRAHRIGQKQHVMVYRLVAAGTIEEKVMALKARKGALAASVLDDGLGSAQLDADDLRELLEG encoded by the coding sequence ATGCCCGCCGATCCGCTGCCGCCCGCCGGGGCGGCGCGCGACTGGCGCAGCGCGCTTGCCGCAATGGGCTCGCCGGCAGACGCGTCGCCGGTGAGGCGAGCGGATGGCGCGCCCGCCGACGAGCGCACGACGACGCGTCGACTCGGTCTGCAGTTCGAACTGCGGCGCCGGGTGCAGCGGCGCAACGGCGAGTGGCGCGGCCCGCGCGACGAGCCCGCTCGGCGCGCGGTCGCCGTCGACCGGCTCGCGGTGCGTCCGGTCACGCAGGGCTCGCGGGGCGCCTGGATCAAGGGCGGACTGACCTGGCAGAACATCGGCTTCCAGGCGTCCGCGGCCGGCGTCGACCCGGCGCAGTCCCGCTGGTTCGCCCAGTTCGCGATGCTCAAGGGGTCGGGCCCATCCCTGCAGGTGTACGGCTCCGAGTGGATCACGGTCGACGACTTCGAGAGCCCGCTGCTCTGGGCCCTCCTCGACGAGGCGGGCCGACTCGGCATCGCACTCGTCGGGTCGGATGCCACGCCAGAGGTCGCGCTTCGCGGCGGTGCCGTCATCGGGCTCGACGCCGCGGCCGGAGCCGACGGGGCGCTCACGCTCACGCCGATCCTGACGCTCGACGCCGACGACCACGCGCTCGAGCACGCTCGGCCGGTCGCCGGGCACGGCGTGTACCGCTTCGACTTCGACGCCGGGCTCATCGAACTGGCGCCCTACGCGGGTGGGCTGCTCGGGCCGGCCGAGGCGGCCGTGCTGTCCGCGCCCGAGCCGATCCGGGTGCCCGCCGCCGAGGTGGCCGACTTCGCGACGTCGCACTTCCACGCGCTCGCCGGTTCGATCGCGGTGACGAGCCGCGACGGCAGCTTCGCGCCGCCGCCCCGCCCACCCGCGACCCTCGTGCTCGACGCGCGGTTCGAGTCCGGCGACGTGCTGCGGCTCGCGTGGCGGTGGGAGCACGCTGACGGGCGCACGACCGAGGTCGACCCATCCGCCGCCGTCGACGACCCCCAGCTCGACGACGACCTGCTCGCGCGGGTCGGCGACGAGCTCGGCTGGGTGCCGCTCGACGCGATCGTGCTCCGCGGTGTCGATGCCGCGCAGTTCACGGCCGAGCGGATGCCGCGACTCGAGGCGCTCGCGGCGCGCGCCGCCGGCGCCTCATTCCGCATCGACGTGCGCGGCGAGCGCCCCGACTACCGCGAGGCCACCGAGCGTCCTGAGGTGCGGGTCACCACGGTCGAGACCGACCAGCCCGATTGGTTCGACCTCGGCGTGGTGATCACCGTGAACGGACGGCCGGTGCCCTTCATGCGGCTGTTCCGAGCGCTCGCGAAGGGGCAGAAGCGCATGCTCCTCGTCGACAAGTCCTACCTCTCGCTCACGCAGCCGATCTTCGCCGAGCTGCGCGAACTCATCGAGGAGGCGGGCGACCTCGCGGAGTGGGAGACCGGGCGCCTGCCGATCTACCGCAGCCGCACCAGCCTGTGGGCCGATTTCGAAGACCTCGCGGATGTCGCCGAGCCTGCGGTCACGTGGCGGGCGACGGTCGCGGCACTCGAGGGCGGACGGGTCGAGGAACTCGCGCCTCCCGAGGAGCTCGCGCTGCCACTGCGGCCGTACCAGCTCGCGGGGTTCCGCTGGCTCGCCTACCTCTGGGCGAACCGCCTCGGCGGCGTCCTCGCCGACGACATGGGGCTCGGCAAGACCGTGCAGTGCCTCGCGCTCATCCAGCACGCCACCGCCGCGCGGACCTCGGCTGACGGGGTCGACGGCGCGCCCTTCCTCGTCGTCGCGCCGACCTCGGTCGCGTCGAACTGGATCCACGAGGCCGCGCGATTCACGCCCGGGCTCCGCGTCGCATCGGTCAGCGGCACCCAGGCGACGCAGCGCCGACGCCTCGCCGACGTGGCGGCCCGAGCCGACGTCGTGGTCACGACCTACGCTGTGCTCCGCCTCGAGGCCGACGCCTTCGCCGAGCTCGACTGGGGCGGGCTCATCCTCGACGAGGCGCAGTTCGTGAAGAACGCGGCGACGAAGGTGCACGACGCGGCACGCGCCATTCGGGCTCCCTTCCGGCTCGCGGTCACGGGCACGCCGCTCGAGAACCACCTCGGCGATCTGTGGGCGATCCTGCGCATCGTCGCGCCCGGACTCTTCCCGTCGCGTCGTGGGTTCGACGAGCGGTATCGACGACCCGTCGAGGACGACCGCAACGCCGAGCGACTCGATCGGCTGCGTCGTCGCATCCGCCCGCTGGTACTGCGACGAACGAAGGAAGCCGTCGCGCCCGAGCTGCCGCCCAAGCAGGAGCAGGTGCTCGAGGTCGAGCTCGCACCCGAGCACCGACGCCTCTACGACGTGGTGCTGCAGCGCGAGCGGCAGAAGCTCCTGGGTCTCGTCGACGACCTCGACCGGCAACGGTTCATCGTGTACCGCTCGATCACGCTGCTGCGCATGCTCGCGCTCGACGCGACCCTCATCGACGCCGAGCGGCACGCCGGCATCCCGTCGGCCAAGCTCGACGCGCTGTTCGAGCAGCTCGACGACGTGCTCGCCGAGGGGCACCGCGCACTCGTGTTCAGCCAGTTCACGTCGTTCCTCGGCCGGGTCGCGGGCAGGCTGGATGCCGCGGGCGTGCCGTACGCGTACCTCGACGGCTCGACGACGGCTCGCCGCCGCGACGACGAGATCGCGCGCTTCCGATCGGGCGCGGCATCCGTGTTCTGCATCAGCCTCAAGGCCGGCGGGTTCGGACTGAACCTCACCGAGGCCGACTACGTGTTCCTGCTCGACCCCTGGTGGAACCCGGCGAGCGAGGCGCAGGCGGTCGACCGTGCGCATCGCATCGGGCAGAAGCAGCACGTCATGGTGTACCGACTCGTCGCGGCGGGCACCATCGAGGAGAAGGTCATGGCGCTCAAGGCGCGGAAGGGCGCACTCGCGGCATCCGTGCTCGACGACGGCCTCGGCAGTGCGCAGCTCGACGCCGACGACCTGCGCGAGCTGCTCGAGGGGTGA
- a CDS encoding hemerythrin domain-containing protein has protein sequence MAATALPPSGDPPGSGGRGSSGTGPAAGAPKTCDARGMVEIHRMYRASFGEGPTLVRGVAEADDAHADVVGDHLAMISTSLHAHHEFEDENLWDTLDDRAPACAGHVERMKEQHAVMLVHLRELDAALPAWRASGRQADAARVLAALDGINAALAVHLPDEEANIVPVMETVLTQKEVDAASVHGRKATPKGKTWQQLGAILAAQPDGGDEWLRFHLPPPVRGVWRLIGRRKYLANRAQLTGTR, from the coding sequence ATGGCCGCCACCGCCTTGCCGCCCAGCGGAGACCCGCCCGGATCGGGTGGCCGGGGCTCGAGCGGCACCGGCCCCGCCGCCGGCGCCCCGAAGACCTGCGACGCGCGCGGCATGGTCGAGATCCACCGCATGTACCGCGCGTCGTTCGGCGAGGGGCCGACGCTCGTGCGCGGCGTGGCCGAGGCGGATGACGCGCACGCCGACGTGGTCGGCGACCACCTCGCGATGATCTCCACGAGCCTGCACGCGCACCACGAGTTCGAGGACGAAAACCTCTGGGACACGCTCGACGACCGCGCGCCCGCGTGCGCCGGCCATGTCGAGCGCATGAAGGAGCAGCACGCCGTGATGCTCGTGCACCTGCGCGAGCTCGACGCCGCGCTGCCTGCGTGGCGGGCGAGCGGTCGGCAGGCGGATGCCGCGAGGGTGCTGGCTGCGCTCGACGGCATCAACGCGGCGCTCGCCGTGCACCTGCCCGACGAGGAGGCCAACATCGTGCCCGTGATGGAGACGGTCCTCACCCAGAAGGAGGTCGACGCGGCATCCGTGCACGGCCGGAAGGCCACGCCGAAGGGCAAGACGTGGCAGCAGCTGGGCGCGATCCTCGCGGCGCAGCCCGATGGCGGGGACGAGTGGCTCCGCTTCCACCTGCCGCCGCCCGTACGCGGGGTCTGGCGGCTGATTGGCCGGCGCAAGTACCTCGCGAATCGCGCGCAGCTGACCGGCACGAGATGA